In one Clostridiaceae bacterium genomic region, the following are encoded:
- a CDS encoding response regulator gives MLNVMIVDDEKAIRKGLCQCIDWSSINCNIFGVASDGIEALEQITPDNYPDVVITDIRMPGMDGLELCKELAFRYPQIKVILLTVYQEFEYVRQALDLHVSDYLLKPVSPQKIIETIQKIQYQISKEKTSQEEYSRLKSFSMQTTRLQQKIFLHELFDSDDISQDQISKKISKLGFTFNRFCLVAINSIIEDKGESPPLEIIDKLKSFADASFNDLNPIKLVHGIKMTLYLIIPADNASSNFFDIILNRCSELSQMVYNLSDFSVTVAISNIHEHLSEITQAKKEVVAAFQYSQHLSMANIIRYSQLEQLKPSGLEDINDSLSELRNKLDDHDYDATIKLINIIFRTAVVNKYPLNTIHEIAFFISSLCVSKYWDHGFFDKYIELQKDHHLHEILFSNSPEKIEKIIIQMIKNIFSDINNQSTNKLKIIQEIEIYIKSHLSEDLSLEKLASKVHVSSGHLSRIYKKETGYNLSYFIQTMRLEKAKALLKKTNMKTYEIAEKVGISDPVYFSKIFKNHTGLTPKEYRNNA, from the coding sequence TTGCTTAATGTAATGATTGTTGATGATGAAAAAGCAATCCGGAAAGGACTATGTCAATGTATCGATTGGTCTTCAATTAATTGTAACATTTTTGGTGTTGCTTCTGATGGAATTGAAGCTCTTGAACAAATAACACCTGATAATTACCCTGATGTCGTTATTACCGATATTCGTATGCCAGGTATGGATGGGCTGGAATTATGCAAAGAATTAGCATTTCGCTACCCACAAATCAAAGTCATACTTCTGACTGTCTACCAAGAATTTGAATATGTTAGACAAGCTCTGGATTTGCATGTTTCTGACTATCTACTAAAGCCTGTATCTCCACAAAAAATCATAGAGACAATACAAAAAATCCAATACCAAATCTCTAAAGAAAAAACAAGCCAAGAAGAGTATTCAAGATTAAAATCTTTTAGCATGCAAACAACTAGATTGCAACAAAAAATTTTTTTACATGAACTATTTGATAGTGATGACATATCCCAAGATCAAATTTCAAAAAAAATTTCAAAATTAGGCTTTACCTTTAATCGATTTTGCCTTGTTGCAATAAATAGTATTATTGAAGATAAAGGTGAAAGTCCTCCACTCGAAATAATTGATAAACTAAAGAGTTTTGCAGATGCATCTTTTAATGACTTAAATCCTATAAAATTAGTCCATGGAATAAAAATGACTCTCTATCTTATAATTCCAGCAGACAATGCAAGTAGCAATTTTTTTGATATTATTTTAAATCGATGTTCAGAGTTATCACAGATGGTTTACAATCTTTCTGATTTTTCAGTGACTGTAGCAATAAGCAACATTCATGAACATTTATCTGAAATAACTCAAGCCAAAAAAGAAGTAGTTGCTGCCTTTCAATATTCACAGCATCTTTCTATGGCAAATATTATTCGTTACTCTCAGCTTGAACAGCTTAAGCCCTCAGGTCTTGAAGACATAAATGATTCGCTTAGTGAATTAAGAAACAAACTTGATGATCATGATTATGACGCTACAATAAAACTAATAAATATCATATTTAGAACGGCTGTAGTTAATAAATATCCCCTAAATACCATTCATGAGATTGCTTTTTTTATCAGCAGTCTATGTGTAAGTAAATATTGGGATCATGGCTTTTTTGATAAATATATAGAACTACAAAAAGATCATCACCTACATGAAATTTTGTTCAGCAATAGCCCAGAAAAAATCGAGAAAATAATCATACAAATGATAAAAAATATCTTCTCGGATATTAATAACCAAAGTACTAACAAGCTAAAAATAATTCAAGAAATAGAAATTTACATAAAAAGCCATCTATCTGAAGATTTGTCTCTTGAAAAACTTGCATCCAAAGTACATGTATCCAGCGGTCATTTGAGCCGTATTTATAAAAAAGAAACCGGTTACAATTTATCATATTTTATTCAGACAATGAGACTTGAAAAGGCAAAAGCACTACTTAAAAAAACGAATATGAAAACATATGAAATAGCTGAAAAAGTTGGAATAAGTGATCCAGTATATTTTTCAAAAATCTTTAAAAACCATACAGGCTTAACACCTAAAGAATACCGAAATAACGCATAA
- a CDS encoding nucleoside hydrolase: MKKRKVILDVDTGSDDAVAIMSALLCEELEVLGITTVHGNLPLQYTLENTLRVVEFLKSNVPVFAGCPYPLVQDLIPGRLYNTDEIKKECIIDGKVVAVHEKELPLPKATIKPQKEHACSWILRTLKESKENITLIPVGAMTNIATVLRMDPSVSERIEEIICMGGGVNVHNRSFRSETNFFNDPEAAKIMLDSGIKTVIVTLDATHSSWFGYEEVEKLREINNPAANFAADMLYHRIYAANLTGARKEPKSALHDVLAVCAAIDISILTDLRHETCDIDIAGGVSTGALMVSSRYKYSKPEKPTWVAYGADGEKLFSMLCSHLKRFKG, translated from the coding sequence ATGAAGAAGCGTAAAGTAATTCTGGATGTTGATACAGGCAGTGACGACGCAGTTGCAATAATGTCGGCATTATTATGCGAGGAACTGGAGGTTTTGGGGATTACCACAGTTCATGGAAATCTTCCATTACAGTATACTCTTGAAAATACTCTTCGAGTTGTAGAATTCTTAAAGTCAAATGTACCTGTTTTTGCCGGATGCCCTTATCCCTTAGTCCAAGATCTTATTCCGGGACGCTTGTATAATACGGATGAGATAAAAAAAGAATGTATAATTGATGGAAAGGTTGTGGCGGTTCATGAAAAGGAACTGCCGCTGCCTAAGGCAACTATAAAACCGCAAAAAGAGCATGCCTGTTCCTGGATTCTACGTACTCTAAAGGAAAGTAAAGAAAATATTACTCTGATTCCGGTGGGAGCTATGACTAATATTGCGACGGTGCTGCGCATGGACCCGTCAGTGTCGGAGCGTATTGAGGAGATTATCTGTATGGGTGGGGGTGTAAATGTACATAACAGGTCTTTCCGCTCGGAAACCAATTTTTTCAACGATCCTGAGGCAGCAAAGATTATGCTAGATTCGGGAATTAAGACGGTTATAGTGACCCTTGATGCAACTCATAGCTCATGGTTCGGTTATGAAGAGGTTGAAAAATTACGTGAAATTAATAATCCAGCTGCTAATTTTGCGGCAGACATGCTTTATCACCGTATTTATGCGGCAAATCTTACAGGGGCGCGCAAAGAACCAAAAAGTGCATTGCATGATGTGCTGGCTGTGTGTGCTGCAATTGATATAAGTATATTAACGGATTTGCGACATGAAACCTGTGATATCGATATAGCGGGGGGAGTATCAACAGGAGCTTTAATGGTATCATCACGGTATAAGTACAGCAAACCCGAAAAACCTACCTGGGTAGCTTATGGCGCCGATGGAGAAAAGCTGTTTTCTATGTTGTGCTCGCATTTGAAGAGATTTAAAGGATAG
- a CDS encoding aminotransferase class I/II-fold pyridoxal phosphate-dependent enzyme has product MKLNKEAQELNEIFQESPEVYEMLSDFGKRIYFLESGVLAQSWEAREKAFRFNATLGEAQSNRETIYSRTFHDAFLGFAPNEVYPYAPPAGLKELRQLWLEKMLRENPLFEYINISLPVVTTGVTHGLSLAADLFLNPGDRVVVHDKHWENYELIFEVRNSAIIETYPMFVNNSFNVSGLENCINACQSDKVFVILNFPNNPTGYTPAMKEAEEIAAALVRCAEAGKKIVALCDDTYYGLWYNDEVIHESIFGLIAGSHPSILAIRLDGATKEHFAGGFRVGFITFGGKSGEVLTALEKKAIGTIRASISSSSRTSQAILFKILSDSKYTQELMEGRQLLCERGKEVMELIKKGSSKNLWNAYPFNSGYFVCIKVSKNARRVRDYLLSQYGIGVIAISDEDIRISVPCIEINEIRELFSILDEAIESA; this is encoded by the coding sequence ATGAAACTAAATAAAGAAGCACAGGAATTAAATGAAATCTTTCAGGAAAGTCCTGAAGTATATGAGATGCTTTCTGACTTTGGCAAACGTATTTATTTTTTAGAAAGTGGCGTACTTGCCCAGTCCTGGGAAGCAAGAGAAAAGGCATTCCGGTTTAATGCTACACTTGGAGAAGCCCAGTCAAACAGGGAAACAATCTATTCAAGAACTTTTCACGATGCTTTTTTGGGATTTGCTCCAAATGAAGTATATCCTTACGCACCGCCTGCCGGTCTGAAAGAGCTTCGTCAGCTATGGCTGGAAAAAATGCTTCGAGAAAATCCTTTGTTCGAATATATTAATATTTCACTACCAGTTGTTACAACCGGTGTTACCCATGGGCTTTCTCTGGCGGCAGACCTTTTTCTTAATCCGGGGGATAGGGTGGTGGTTCACGATAAACACTGGGAGAACTATGAATTAATTTTTGAAGTGCGAAATTCAGCAATCATTGAGACTTACCCAATGTTTGTAAATAATAGTTTTAATGTTTCCGGATTGGAGAACTGCATAAATGCATGCCAGTCAGACAAGGTCTTCGTTATATTAAACTTCCCCAATAATCCTACGGGATATACCCCTGCCATGAAAGAGGCAGAGGAAATAGCAGCCGCATTGGTACGCTGTGCCGAAGCGGGAAAGAAAATTGTTGCACTATGCGATGATACCTATTATGGATTATGGTATAATGATGAGGTTATTCATGAATCTATCTTTGGCCTTATAGCCGGGTCTCATCCTTCAATTTTAGCCATCAGGCTGGACGGGGCTACAAAGGAGCATTTTGCCGGTGGATTCAGGGTGGGATTTATAACTTTCGGAGGAAAATCTGGAGAAGTGCTTACAGCATTGGAAAAGAAGGCTATAGGGACCATCCGGGCAAGCATATCCAGTAGTTCCCGTACATCACAGGCAATTTTGTTTAAGATACTCAGTGACAGTAAATATACCCAGGAGTTAATGGAAGGCAGGCAGTTGCTTTGTGAGAGAGGGAAGGAGGTTATGGAGCTTATTAAGAAAGGAAGCAGTAAAAACCTCTGGAATGCTTATCCGTTTAATTCGGGATATTTTGTATGTATTAAGGTATCGAAAAATGCAAGAAGAGTCCGTGACTATTTGCTTTCGCAATATGGAATAGGAGTAATAGCAATTTCTGATGAGGATATCAGGATTTCAGTCCCCTGTATTGAAATAAATGAAATCAGAGAGTTATTCAGCATATTGGATGAAGCCATAGAAAGTGCTTAG
- a CDS encoding DUF401 family protein: MWQFVAVIVTFLMLPVLTKKFKLNLTLSLIICSLGIHLLVFRSLKVLYTVILNTLSFTTINVVLTIFLISILSNLMKHYGLLDDIVTSLKSLFKSRRLLIGAIPLVIGMLSVPGGAYLSAPFVDDLGKDMNIAPEKRAVINLTFRHIAMLINPFSTPLLYIAASVPDLSIYKLILLNIPLALVIMAGSVKLYMPGPRSFTDDKPNEYSKRENIRRLLLGISPIVIAILFNGILRIPMSAAIAISILWVWIICPKKDFIDAIRKGLNFDLPVMILVVFFIQNTILQMTDIMDTFKIMFESPSTIVILLALLLGCFFIGTVTGLNLAVLGVFIPIILSLPLTTSELWLFVFFLNIWSFLGYYYSPLHLCQILTIKYIDVPTLSVYKQHIKLFPWLAAVSFILYYLYSLLL; the protein is encoded by the coding sequence TTGTGGCAATTTGTAGCTGTTATAGTTACATTTCTGATGCTTCCGGTGCTTACTAAAAAATTTAAACTGAACCTGACTTTATCTTTGATAATATGTAGCCTTGGGATTCACCTGCTAGTTTTTCGTTCATTGAAAGTTCTATATACCGTTATACTCAATACACTTTCTTTTACAACAATCAACGTGGTATTAACTATTTTTTTAATCAGCATCCTTAGCAATTTAATGAAGCATTATGGTTTATTGGATGATATAGTTACTTCGCTTAAGAGCCTTTTTAAAAGCCGAAGACTGCTAATTGGAGCAATTCCTTTGGTTATAGGCATGCTCTCAGTTCCAGGGGGTGCATATCTGTCTGCACCATTTGTGGATGATTTAGGTAAAGATATGAATATTGCACCGGAAAAGCGGGCAGTAATTAATCTGACTTTCCGTCATATAGCAATGCTGATAAATCCTTTTTCTACACCCCTGCTTTATATTGCTGCAAGTGTACCGGATTTAAGCATCTATAAACTTATTTTGCTTAATATTCCTCTTGCGCTGGTAATTATGGCAGGATCAGTAAAATTATATATGCCTGGTCCAAGATCTTTCACAGATGATAAACCCAATGAATATTCAAAAAGAGAAAACATAAGAAGGTTATTATTAGGGATTTCTCCGATAGTTATTGCCATATTGTTTAACGGAATACTTAGAATCCCTATGTCAGCAGCAATAGCAATTAGTATATTATGGGTCTGGATTATCTGCCCTAAAAAAGACTTTATTGATGCTATCAGGAAAGGTTTAAATTTTGATTTGCCTGTAATGATACTGGTGGTTTTCTTTATTCAGAATACCATTTTACAGATGACCGATATAATGGATACTTTCAAGATTATGTTTGAAAGCCCTTCTACAATAGTAATTTTGTTAGCATTATTGTTGGGTTGTTTCTTTATTGGAACTGTTACAGGGTTAAACCTGGCGGTACTTGGTGTATTCATTCCTATTATACTTTCACTGCCACTGACGACCTCAGAGCTTTGGTTGTTTGTTTTCTTCCTGAATATTTGGTCATTTTTAGGTTATTATTACTCTCCGCTTCATTTGTGCCAGATACTTACAATAAAATACATAGATGTGCCAACCTTAAGTGTATATAAACAACATATAAAGCTATTTCCATGGCTTGCGGCAGTTTCCTTCATACTTTATTATCTTTACAGCTTATTGTTATAA
- a CDS encoding nucleoside hydrolase gives MSVKKKVILDVDTGSDDAVAIMSAVLCEELEVLGIIATFGNQPLKYTLPNTLRVVEFLKCNVPVYRGFGVPIAKDLTPSRNKNVNTDYTVLERVVNGKVLAIHEKELPLPGPTIAEQPEHAVTWLLRTLKETKEKITLIPVGPMTNVATVLRMDPSAAENIEEIVAMGGGVYVHNITPCAEINFYNDPEAAKIVLNSGVPVTLVTLDATHSSWFGYEEADQIAAVGTPAAEFAANLLRHRISSANRLGIRKEQKSALHDVLAVCSVIDKSILTDLRHEKCDVDIGGNYADGALIVDRRPVARLDLPTYIAYKADKDKLLSMLCRHLSNMKAQEDI, from the coding sequence ATGTCAGTTAAGAAAAAAGTTATTCTGGATGTAGATACCGGTAGTGATGATGCAGTTGCCATAATGTCTGCAGTACTTTGTGAAGAACTTGAAGTCTTAGGTATTATTGCCACTTTTGGTAATCAGCCCTTGAAATATACTTTACCCAATACCCTCAGAGTTGTAGAATTTCTAAAATGTAATGTTCCGGTTTACAGGGGTTTTGGAGTCCCCATTGCAAAGGATCTCACGCCCAGCAGGAATAAGAATGTAAATACAGATTATACTGTTCTGGAAAGGGTTGTTAATGGAAAAGTATTAGCAATACATGAAAAAGAACTGCCTCTGCCCGGACCAACGATAGCGGAGCAACCGGAGCATGCTGTTACCTGGTTACTTAGGACTCTAAAAGAAACAAAGGAAAAAATTACACTTATTCCTGTTGGGCCTATGACAAATGTTGCCACTGTCCTGCGTATGGATCCTTCGGCTGCAGAAAACATTGAGGAGATTGTTGCTATGGGGGGAGGAGTATATGTCCATAATATAACACCCTGTGCTGAAATTAACTTCTACAATGACCCTGAAGCTGCAAAGATAGTTTTAAATTCGGGTGTTCCCGTAACTTTGGTTACTTTGGATGCAACTCATAGCTCCTGGTTTGGCTATGAGGAGGCAGACCAAATTGCGGCCGTAGGGACTCCTGCGGCAGAATTTGCAGCAAATCTCTTACGTCACCGTATTTCATCTGCAAATAGGCTTGGAATCCGCAAAGAACAGAAAAGCGCCTTACATGATGTATTGGCTGTATGCAGTGTAATTGATAAATCAATTCTAACTGATCTGAGACATGAAAAATGTGATGTTGACATTGGGGGAAATTATGCGGATGGCGCTTTGATAGTTGACCGCCGTCCTGTGGCCAGGCTTGATTTACCTACATATATTGCTTATAAGGCTGATAAAGATAAACTGTTATCTATGCTTTGCAGGCACCTTTCCAATATGAAAGCCCAGGAGGATATATGA
- a CDS encoding TIM barrel protein, whose translation MKVEIATCPCSWGVFWPDGSPSGVPYNVFLDQAAEAGYIGIELGPVGYLPTDPKILKYELSSRGLIARAGTACYKIDEMRSFEDVRDAAIDLCARLKAFDVKYLVMMDESPLGRDPQRKKEADPERILKNYNIIGEYVKFAKDNYDVTVVYHPHARSIVETEEEILKLMDITGCMLCFDTGHHQLVNGKPEKGDRCAIDFFLKYHERIPFLHFKNVNGEAMKERLVNPASKIQAFCPLEEGIIDFVDFKKALESVNFNGIGVVEQDMAHAPAEESLKLSKKNREFLMRVGIVK comes from the coding sequence ATGAAAGTAGAAATTGCAACATGTCCATGTTCGTGGGGAGTCTTCTGGCCTGACGGTTCTCCATCCGGTGTTCCATACAATGTTTTCCTTGATCAAGCAGCAGAAGCCGGATATATAGGCATTGAGCTTGGCCCGGTAGGTTATTTGCCTACTGACCCAAAGATACTGAAATATGAACTGTCAAGTAGAGGGCTTATAGCACGAGCAGGAACTGCGTGTTATAAAATTGATGAGATGAGAAGTTTTGAAGATGTTAGGGATGCAGCTATTGATCTGTGCGCGAGGCTTAAAGCCTTTGATGTTAAGTACCTTGTAATGATGGATGAGTCTCCATTAGGAAGAGATCCTCAGCGAAAAAAAGAAGCTGATCCTGAAAGAATACTAAAGAACTATAATATAATTGGCGAATATGTTAAGTTTGCCAAAGATAATTATGATGTAACAGTTGTATATCATCCACATGCCCGTTCTATTGTAGAAACAGAAGAAGAAATCTTAAAATTAATGGATATTACAGGATGTATGCTTTGTTTTGATACTGGACATCACCAGCTCGTAAATGGAAAGCCGGAAAAAGGCGACCGCTGTGCAATTGACTTTTTCTTAAAATACCACGAAAGAATTCCGTTTTTACATTTTAAAAATGTAAATGGGGAAGCCATGAAGGAAAGACTTGTTAATCCGGCATCAAAGATTCAAGCTTTTTGCCCGCTGGAGGAAGGTATTATAGATTTTGTGGATTTTAAAAAGGCTCTTGAAAGTGTGAATTTTAATGGCATTGGTGTAGTTGAACAAGATATGGCTCATGCTCCTGCTGAAGAAAGCCTAAAGTTGTCTAAGAAAAATAGAGAGTTTTTAATGAGAGTGGGTATAGTTAAATAG
- a CDS encoding MFS transporter: protein MKNIKEVNLRIAILQGTYNSMTCVSIVYFVQAFQRFGIDKLTIGIIMMLSNIVAAVMQPFWGYLCDKIGNPRKIIISCCIVGGILYFGLIYSGGNIIIITLAAMGVFATYHPMMHLLDSWVTKLIVEGYKINYGATRSGGSVSYALTAAIFGVAVTRFGMFIAPYVFTGLCLIFCIVAIKVPNPITHVQNKGKISPSSSISYLVKNNAYIIFMVAYFLTTLTHSSNNTFYSVLVFEMGGNETHVGIGLFISAIVEIPGLVFYNSFRKKTGMKTNNVLATAMFFYFLKCLMMALSPNIGFIMIANTLQAVSFAIFMPAMIEYLIENVDKTFLSTAQMFLIAIGVSMGSILSNPISGALAENIGTKTMLKIMSLFSLFGMVLMILSPVIIRKSTQHKDNRQLYI from the coding sequence ATGAAAAATATTAAAGAAGTTAATCTACGAATTGCAATTTTACAGGGCACATATAATTCTATGACCTGTGTAAGTATTGTATATTTTGTACAAGCTTTTCAAAGGTTTGGGATCGATAAGTTAACAATAGGGATTATAATGATGCTTTCAAATATTGTCGCAGCTGTTATGCAGCCATTTTGGGGGTATTTATGTGATAAAATTGGGAATCCAAGAAAAATTATCATTTCATGCTGCATTGTTGGTGGCATTTTGTATTTTGGTCTTATTTATTCCGGAGGCAATATTATTATTATTACTCTTGCAGCCATGGGTGTGTTTGCCACTTATCATCCAATGATGCATTTGCTAGACTCTTGGGTTACAAAGCTTATAGTAGAAGGATATAAAATTAATTATGGAGCTACTAGAAGCGGTGGCTCAGTATCATATGCACTAACAGCAGCAATTTTTGGAGTGGCTGTAACAAGATTTGGAATGTTTATAGCACCTTATGTTTTTACTGGATTATGTCTGATATTCTGTATAGTTGCAATAAAAGTTCCAAATCCTATTACTCATGTACAAAATAAGGGAAAAATATCTCCATCTTCTAGTATTAGTTATCTAGTAAAAAATAATGCTTACATTATCTTTATGGTTGCCTATTTTCTTACTACTCTAACACATTCGTCCAATAATACTTTCTATTCTGTTCTTGTTTTTGAAATGGGAGGTAACGAGACTCATGTTGGCATAGGTTTGTTTATTTCAGCAATTGTAGAGATACCTGGATTAGTTTTTTATAATAGTTTTCGCAAGAAAACAGGTATGAAAACAAATAATGTATTGGCAACAGCAATGTTCTTTTATTTCTTGAAGTGTCTTATGATGGCGTTATCACCAAATATTGGTTTTATTATGATAGCAAATACCTTACAGGCTGTTTCTTTTGCGATTTTCATGCCTGCTATGATAGAGTATCTTATTGAAAATGTTGACAAGACGTTTTTATCTACTGCACAAATGTTTCTTATTGCCATAGGAGTAAGTATGGGTTCTATTCTGAGCAATCCAATTAGTGGGGCCTTGGCAGAAAATATAGGTACTAAAACTATGCTTAAAATAATGTCTCTTTTTTCTCTGTTTGGAATGGTGCTAATGATATTAAGCCCGGTTATAATACGAAAGTCAACACAACATAAAGATAATAGGCAGTTGTATATATAA
- a CDS encoding histidine kinase: MFNAAKKISLNKNYQISIRTALCILIILSIIIPIFTSFIFFKFLFRKHFEASLYENAVFYMANYSEHIKGRFEDAFNIIYVLHSSNEVIEKLSSGGLITSEDLTSTRNFILNNVNKNVSFENHFINGAFVFVNEDEYVSVLGYDNYSPISDDYKNIYSQYKDSKDVYHIVSPNNSKYLYFIHDLVNISDFKKHGKIIIKMNPHALLNFSNNSQEFNNYHLYLYDSTNKSFFFSNAPMESNSNYVFDGKFLLNLQDYQPIDENYIIITEQIPKMNLSVTLVASKNIIFHNYNRTIALFYSFIIVICFLGVFIGIFFSKIITIPLSNLIFSLNQCTKSNFSVRMPPKHYNEFNELSIAYNKMADKLELLIYEVYEKRLKNNESQISLLQNQLDWDFICDVLKAISSMIDKKKYLGLKNIIDNLQMLIFASNNFSGRNKILIKEELEYVSFYLKLQKIRFGNRLNYQISIESDEILQYYIPPLIIQPIVENSIIHGLEKKRDEGQVSIMIWEEIDEVYIKVVDNGIGFLVENIKEISSYRKQNRSTDAKHTHIALNNISKRLQLLYGYQYCIHIKSTPNVGTEVLINLPIDKGKNEKLS, encoded by the coding sequence ATGTTCAATGCAGCAAAGAAAATATCCTTAAATAAAAATTATCAAATATCTATACGTACTGCATTATGTATTCTTATTATTTTATCTATTATTATTCCTATCTTTACTTCTTTTATCTTCTTTAAATTTTTATTTCGAAAACATTTTGAAGCAAGTTTATATGAGAATGCAGTTTTTTATATGGCCAATTATTCAGAACACATCAAAGGACGCTTTGAAGATGCTTTTAATATTATATATGTTCTGCATTCATCAAATGAAGTCATAGAAAAACTTAGTTCTGGAGGTCTTATTACATCTGAGGATTTGACTTCTACGAGGAATTTTATTTTGAATAACGTTAATAAAAACGTCTCCTTTGAGAATCACTTTATTAATGGAGCCTTTGTATTTGTTAATGAGGACGAATACGTATCTGTCTTAGGATATGATAATTATTCACCTATTAGCGATGATTATAAAAATATTTACTCTCAGTATAAAGACTCAAAAGACGTTTATCATATCGTATCTCCTAATAATAGCAAATACCTGTACTTTATTCACGATCTAGTTAATATAAGTGATTTTAAAAAACATGGAAAGATAATTATAAAAATGAATCCCCATGCACTACTAAACTTTTCAAATAATTCACAAGAATTCAATAACTATCATCTTTATCTTTATGACTCAACAAATAAATCATTTTTTTTCAGTAATGCACCTATGGAATCTAATTCGAATTATGTATTTGATGGCAAGTTTTTATTAAATTTACAAGATTATCAGCCAATTGATGAAAACTATATTATCATAACAGAGCAAATACCTAAAATGAATTTGTCAGTTACACTTGTAGCTAGCAAGAATATAATCTTTCATAATTATAACCGCACAATTGCTCTATTTTACAGTTTTATTATAGTTATATGTTTTTTAGGTGTTTTTATTGGAATATTCTTTTCTAAAATAATAACTATTCCACTAAGCAATTTAATTTTTAGTCTAAACCAATGTACAAAAAGTAATTTTTCTGTACGCATGCCACCAAAGCATTATAATGAATTCAACGAACTATCAATAGCCTATAATAAAATGGCTGACAAACTTGAACTTCTTATATATGAAGTTTATGAAAAAAGATTAAAAAATAATGAATCACAAATCTCTCTTCTTCAAAATCAACTAGACTGGGATTTTATATGTGATGTATTAAAAGCAATTAGTTCCATGATTGATAAAAAGAAATATTTAGGATTGAAAAACATTATAGATAATCTTCAAATGCTGATCTTTGCATCAAATAATTTTAGCGGCAGAAATAAAATACTTATCAAAGAAGAACTAGAGTATGTTTCCTTTTATCTTAAACTGCAAAAAATACGCTTCGGAAATCGTTTAAACTATCAAATATCAATAGAAAGCGATGAAATCCTACAATATTATATTCCCCCCTTAATTATACAACCAATTGTTGAAAATAGTATAATACATGGTCTGGAGAAAAAGAGAGATGAAGGACAAGTTTCAATTATGATTTGGGAAGAAATAGATGAGGTTTACATAAAAGTGGTAGATAACGGGATAGGTTTCTTGGTAGAAAACATTAAAGAAATTTCATCTTACAGAAAACAGAATAGAAGTACCGACGCTAAGCATACACATATAGCCCTAAACAATATAAGTAAGCGGCTACAACTTTTATATGGCTATCAATATTGTATCCATATTAAGAGTACGCCTAACGTCGGAACCGAAGTACTTATCAACCTTCCAATTGATAAAGGCAAAAATGAGAAATTATCATAA